The sequence aattcatttcaattttcttGCACAATGTCAATCAACACGATGAGTGCTTCCTCATGATAATCTTGTCACTTATTGCAGGAATCTGTACAACAATGGCATTAGAGAAATTCATGACTATGCCTTCAATGGGACAAAGATAGATAAGCTGTATTTTTCCAACATTTTGCTATTTTCTAATTAAATGAtttcaattgattttttttgctttcacagAATTAAATTTTGTTCCTTTATCCTGCACTCTGTTATTTTTAGGGTATTAAAAAATAATCGAAACCTCAGGGTTCTCCACAGAGACACTTTCAAAGGAGCCACAGGCCCTGGAGTCTTGTAAGTGACATTAATAAACCTCTTGAGCCACTTACCACAACATTTATATGCTCCGAATTATTCGGGAGAGAACATTGGATCAAACCGATCATATAAATCACAGATTAGTTTCAGGCTAGATGAGGGATGGGTGATCTTGACACACTTCACATAGTACAACCAGTACAACACTCACAAAGACGTCTTTACACCCCAGTGTAGTCATATTATTGCACCTGCACTCAATTATTTCACAGGGACATCTCTGCAACAGCTCTCACTAAGTTACCGTCACAGGGACTGGAGTCAGTTCTGGTGCTGTTAGCTCAGTCAGCATACGCCTTGAAGAGTCTGCCCCCTCTGCAGGGACTGTGGAGCCTACGAGAGGCTCATCTCACCTACAACAGTCACTGCTGTGCACTGCTGAGCCTGAACAGAAACAGGTGACTTGCACCGCCCATCAAGAAAAGATTTGCTTAGACATTACATTATCTCAGTAGACAATATGAGGCAATATGAATATAAGCATTTTACAGATATGTTTGGGTGTCTGACATATTTTTGAGTAGGTCTTGACAtgacttctttttttctccagagaTTCACTGATTAATCCTGCATGGAAAAACGACTCTACATATTGTGATGAGAGTGATCCATCAGCAAGGTAGAAAAAAGTGCTTGTTGCTTTCCTGTTTGTAACATCCTTTTGATGAAAGTGACATCTGTGTCTTTAGCAGTGGTAGTTAATGAAAGGATTTACTGGTAACACCAAACCAACAATATTTGATTACATCACTGTATCAGTCATCTTTGTGCTTGACATTACATTACAGTCTAGCCTTGTTGATCTTATCAATTCTTTATACTCGGTATATGTTCTTCAGTTTAAGGTGAACTAACCAAAACTATTTCCTGACCCTTTACCTTTCTGAAAATAGGGTCCAGCAAGTACTTGGAGGTTCAGCAGATACGCCTCTACTTATGGATGTACCATTTTTCTCAGCTGTTAACCTGTTTGTAAAGGAAGAAGACTTTGGAGATGTGAATTTCCACTATCCAGAACTGGACTTTTGTCAGACCCAACCAGCTTTGGTTTGCACACCTGAAGCAGATGCTTTCAACCCATGTGAGGACATTGCAGGCTTCAGTTTTCTTAGAGTGGCTATTTGGTTTATCAACATACTGGCCATTGCGGGTAACCTGACAGTGCTCCTGGTCATCTTTACAAGCCGGAACAAGTTGACGGTGCCTCGCTTCCTCATGTGCCACCTGGCTTTTGCTGACCTCTGCATTGGGATCTATCTTTTGATGATAGCGACTGTAGACCTGCGCACACGTGGTTACTACAGTCAGCATGCTATTGAATGGCAGACAGGGCCTGGCTGTAGCATTGCAGGATTCTTGTCTGTGTTTGGGGGGGAGCTGTCAGTCTACACACTTTGCACCATCACCCTGGAGCGCTGGCACACCATCACCAATGCCCTGCAGATAGAGCGCCGTCTGGTACTTACACAGGCAGTGACTATAATGGCAGCTGGTTGGCTCATCTGTCTGGGGATGGGGATGCTGCCTCTAGTTGGTGTGAGCAGTTACACCAAAGTCAGTATGTGCTTACCCATGGACATAGAGACTCCACTGGCTCAGGCCTTCATCATAATTATCCTACTCTTCAATGTGGGTGCTTTcgttgtggtgtgtgtttgctacGTGCTGATCTACCTGGCTGTAAACAACCCTGAGTTTCCTGGAAGGAGTACTGCTGACACTAAGATTGCAAAGCGCATGGCTGTGCTCATCTTCACAGATTTTCTCTGCATGGCACCCATCTCCTTCTTTGCCATCTCTGCTGCCTTCAAAGTTCCTCTCATCACAGTTACTAACTCCAAGATTCTGCTGGTCCTTTTCTTTCCTATCAATTCCTGTGCCAACCCCTTCGTGTACGCTATCTTCACCAAGGCTTTCAGGAAGGATGCATATCAGCTCATGAGTGCCATGGGTTGCTGTAAAAGCAAGGCCAGTGTTTATCGTATGAAGGCCTACAGCTCAGAAAAGGCAATCAGGAACAACTTGAGATCTAATATAAAAAATACCACGCAGGAGTGAGGATGGCTGCCTTTCCATAACAGACTCATCACCTGAAAGTGGAGGGAGAGTTCACCTGAGATCAACAAGGAGTGTGTAGTTCTGTAATGTATTATAGACAAATAGAAGGACAAAGTGATTGGAGAAATAACAGGTGGCAGATTATCATTCTTTTGTCATCTAATCTCAAgaacaaatttaaatgaatcagaaaataaattaatggaAATTAATCTACAGTTTTGTGAAGACTGTATGGTTCATCTTCTGATTGtgagataaaactgaaatagcTACAAACTTTTAGTTCAACATAAATCCTGAGTGATCACCTTCATCTCCATGTGATTGTTCCAATGGAAACCAAAGACTAGACTCTGTCATTTAAACCCAGTCCAGCTATTACTTTATGTCAACTAAGTTGTGGCtatatatgtgcatatgttAATAGCTACACCTATGATTAACACAGAAAGCTCAGTAGCCATTACTGATGAAATGTACTACATGTATCATTTAGGCTTGAGATTTGGTTTAGTCTTTTACAGGTTTTTCAGAGCTTAATGAAAGAGATCACCTATGATAGTTTATATGCTAGTATGTTATTGTATAATGCTTATCAGCCTGTTTGTTGTGAGCTTATGTCATTACAATGTttgtaatgtaatatatttgTGACTTGAAaaagagaacaagaaaaaaataccaGTGTATGGTACTCTGCCTGTTGTTTGtggtaattacattaaaatgctTGATAGCTGCTGCTGGGTCTCACTGCACTGGGTAATTTCTTATAACTACTTTCTTATATCATTCAGAAAGATGTTACAATAAACAACTTTTCACAATGATAATTTATGAACTATTACAAGCTTTAATGAAAGTGATTTACGCTTAAAGATGTCCTCAACTACTGTTAAAGGTACAGCAAATGCACACAGCGAATAGTTCatctgatttcaaaataaaagatgcaaccatgtttcattttaaatacatgatTTTTGGACTCTAACAAATGTTAAGGTCCTATGAATCTTGcccaaataaaactgaatcatTTGATGAATAATACAGAaatttggtgaaaaaaaaaaagcaatgtaaacacttttcatttttaaaaagagaaaatgtttgtcataCCCTATAGTTATGAATTCAGGACTATATAGTCTACTCGTAGCTATTGTATGAATAACCTAAAATGAACTGTGAAATAACTATCAATTAACTTACTAATGTCATCATTTCTGAAGATACATTTCTTCCATATACTTCAATAATTCAGTGACCTTCTGGACTATTTGGGCATCTGTCACATTTTGATCAATCTGATCGCTCCACAATAGTTTGCATGCAAATTTATTATGATTaactgttattgttattttggGGTAGTCGTTACAAATATCTAGATAATGggatgtttttacagttttgtaaTGTACAAAAGGAGACCAAATTTTGCCGTATGAACTGTGGTGAACATGATATTTGTAAGTCAGTCCCATGTATCATCCAGAGGACCCTCTGGGCGATACAGGGCCGATTTTCAACCCTTTTTGGGGGTGCTCAAGCACATCTAAATTTTATCCCAGCACCCCTAAAAATTTAACTAATAATTCATCATTAGACCTATTATTTACAAGTGTCAGACTTTGCAAACACATTGCTCCACCACACACAAGCAGtatagaagaagaaggaggTAGAAATGGATTTCGTGGTGGAGATTAAATCCGCACgttgaaaagcaaatacagttGCTCCCTGTTGTGACTGTGAACACTGGGTCATTATTACAGTGACAAAGTGTGCGGTTGCAGCTCTATGGTTAGCTGGCTCAGCTTATACATTTGTCAGGTAATGAGCTACTGATGCACTTTGCTATTTTAGTTTAAGTGGAGATAAAATACCAAACCTGTGCAGTATTATAATGGATTGCAATTATTAATCTTCATAAAGAAATAAGAGAAAgtgcagttttatgtttataataaatgtagtttttttttctcaaagaaaacaacctcaCAGTAAATGCTCTTATACTTGTATGGCTCTTTTCTACACACGTGTACTTCTGGTGAGGTGTCAGAGGGCCAGTCATGTTAAATAccctgcatgttttattttgaaatccgGATGTATGTCTTGCTGTTTTCGGTAATGTTATAGAGCATAGACTATTTTCAGAGATGTCACAACAGATTGTGACATGTCATAAATTAGTGaaacatgttcatttttttcctgcagtCTGATTAATGTGAGATGTGTAGTAATGAGAAAAAGCAGTGCGCAGTAAACTACCACTCTCAATGCGATTACCGTAAACATCGGACCAATTGCTCCTTCCAATCAAACGCCAATGATGTTTGGCTTCACCGCAGTATTTCCACACCCAGTCCCGCCTTCGTGGGATCCCTCCTCTG is a genomic window of Mastacembelus armatus chromosome 15, fMasArm1.2, whole genome shotgun sequence containing:
- the lhcgr gene encoding lutropin-choriogonadotropic hormone receptor, translating into MWTSTPGLVFLSVLFFYGCKSASGFVCPRICRCFSNTIRCNNVTEGSALMMGQRDKRLFLYQLSFNTISSHSFEDLTGVQRIEITQSVTLETIETLAFNNLPSLTEISIQNTRSLMHIGHKAFNSLPKLRYMSISNTGIRVFPDITSVNSLETEFILDICDNLYLQEIPPNAFTGVTKEYITMNLYNNGIREIHDYAFNGTKIDKLVLKNNRNLRVLHRDTFKGATGPGVLDISATALTKLPSQGLESVLVLLAQSAYALKSLPPLQGLWSLREAHLTYNSHCCALLSLNRNRDSLINPAWKNDSTYCDESDPSARVQQVLGGSADTPLLMDVPFFSAVNLFVKEEDFGDVNFHYPELDFCQTQPALVCTPEADAFNPCEDIAGFSFLRVAIWFINILAIAGNLTVLLVIFTSRNKLTVPRFLMCHLAFADLCIGIYLLMIATVDLRTRGYYSQHAIEWQTGPGCSIAGFLSVFGGELSVYTLCTITLERWHTITNALQIERRLVLTQAVTIMAAGWLICLGMGMLPLVGVSSYTKVSMCLPMDIETPLAQAFIIIILLFNVGAFVVVCVCYVLIYLAVNNPEFPGRSTADTKIAKRMAVLIFTDFLCMAPISFFAISAAFKVPLITVTNSKILLVLFFPINSCANPFVYAIFTKAFRKDAYQLMSAMGCCKSKASVYRMKAYSSEKAIRNNLRSNIKNTTQE